The genomic segment TCAGCCCGCGAACCTGGTGCAACTGGTACGCACGTCCGGCCTGTGCATCCTGCGACAGCTCAGGCTCGAAGAGAAGCTCCTGCGTTCACCCGGCGCGGGCAACTGGTGCCTGCTcaacgacggcacccccgatCGCTCGGTGGTGCTCGGCATCTCGGGCAAGCCGCACCAGCTCGTGGACGTGCGACGGGCTCTAGACGACGGTGTGCGGGTCATCAAGCGCTTTTCCGGTGGTGGAACCGTGATCGTCGACCGGGACACCCAGTTCGTCACGCTGGTgatgaacgccgcggcggtgcccgaCCTGGCGCTGTTCCCGCGGCAGATTATGGACTGGACGGGATCGCTGTACGGGGGCCGGCCGCACGGCGTGTTCGCGGACGTGCCCGGGTGGCAACTCCGCGAGAACGATTACGTCATCGGCGAGCGCAAGGTGGGAGGGAACGCGCAGAGCATATCGAAGGACAGGTGGCTGCACCACACCAGCTTCCTGTGGGACTTCAGGGAGGA from the Micromonas commoda chromosome 8, complete sequence genome contains:
- a CDS encoding predicted protein: MSLSQPANLVQLVRTSGLCILRQLRLEEKLLRSPGAGNWCLLNDGTPDRSVVLGISGKPHQLVDVRRALDDGVRVIKRFSGGGTVIVDRDTQFVTLVMNAAAVPDLALFPRQIMDWTGSLYGGRPHGVFADVPGWQLRENDYVIGERKVGGNAQSISKDRWLHHTSFLWDFREETMKYLTNPAKQPRYRANRSHSDFLAPLKTYLPDRNALATRIEAALEGMGLEVAPASIEQAEDAVAAFHRGSGVGTTGVVDLETALTLGPDDRAPMLTGA